A window of the Oryza brachyantha chromosome 5, ObraRS2, whole genome shotgun sequence genome harbors these coding sequences:
- the LOC102700340 gene encoding beta-galactosidase 8 isoform X3, translated as MGLARSFQNLLLALALCSATASGEASRRFWVENDTFWKDGAPFQIVGGDIHYFRIVPEYWKDRLLRAKALGLNTIQTYVPWNLHEPEPQSWEFKGFTDIESYIRLAHELDMLVMLRVGPYICGEWDLGGFPPWLLTIEPAIELRSSDSTYLSLVDRWWGVLLPRVAPLLYSNGGPIIMVQIENEFGSFGDDKNYLHYLVQVARRYLGNEIMLYTTDGGAIGNLKNGTIPQDDVFAAVDFDTGSNPWPIFQLQKKYNLPGKSAPLCSEFYTGWLTHWGESIATTDASSTAKALKRILCRNGSAVLYMAHGGTNFGFYNGANTGENESDYKGDITSYDYDAPIKEYGDVNNSKYKALRRVIHECTGTPLHPLPPDIERANYGLVEVQKVVSLFEIIDNISDPLKVAISEQPLSMELMGQMFGFLLYTSEYQEKHSYSILSIPKVENMGRVNYGPYIFDQKGILSSVEIDGVILRHWKMYPILLTALSNLSEFQPLMQMTGDQASKVSIYGDSENMLHDVSFYLNEGISDEPSFYEGHFHIDSKSAKKDTFISFRGWNKGVAIVNNFNIGRFWPARGPQCALYVPAPILKPGDNVVVIFELHSPNPELTIEFVKDPDFTCGK; from the exons ATGGGGCTCGCTAGAAGCTTCCAGAACCTTCTCCTCGCGCTGGCCCTGTGCTCCGCCACG GCCAGCGGAGAGGCTTCGAGAAGGTTCTGGGTCGAGAACGACACCTTCTGGAAGGATGGCGCCCCGTTCCAGATCGTCGGCGGGGACATTCACTACTTCCGCATTGTCCCTGAA TACTGGAAAGATCGCCTTTTAAGAGCAAAAGCACTAGGCTTGAACACCATCCAAACGTATGTTCCTTGGAATTTGCATGAGCCTGAACCGCAGAGCTGGGAATTCAAGGGTTTCACAGATATTGAATCGTATATAAGACTTGCTCATGAATTAGATATGCTGGTCATGCTTCGTGTAGGTCCATATATCTGTGGAG AATGGGACTTGGGGGGTTTTCCACCTTGGTTGCTCACCATAGAACCAGCCATTGAACTGCGTTCTTCAGATTCAACCTATCTTTCCTTG GTGGACAGATGGTGGGGAGTATTACTCCCAAGAGTCGCACCACTATTATACAGCAATGGAGGTCCTATCATCATGGTGCAG ATTGAAAATGAATTTGGTTCGTTTGGAGATGACAAGAATTACCTTCATTACCTTGTTCAAGTTGCCAGAAGATATCTCGGGAATGAGATTATGCT GTATACAACTGACGGCGGAGCCATTGGTAACCTAAAGAATGGAACGATTCCCCAGGATGATGTTTTCGCTG CTGTTGATTTTGACACTGGTTCCAATCCATGGCCAATATTTCAATTGCAGAAGAAATACAACTTGCCAGGAAAATCAGCTCCTTTATGCTC AGAATTTTACACTGGATGGCTGACGCACTGGGGTGAAAGCATTGCAACAACAGATGCTAGCAGTACAGCTAAAGCTCTTAAAAGAATTTTGTGCCGCAATGGTTCTGCTGTACTTTAT ATGGCTCATGGTGGTACTAATTTTGGGTTTTACAATGGTGCAAATACTGGTGAAAATGAATCTGACTACAAGGGAGACATCACTTCGTATGACTAT GATGCACCGATTAAGGAGTATGGAGACGTGAATAATTCAAAATACAAAG CACTGAGAAGAGTTATACATGAATGCACTGGCACTCCTCTTCACCCACTGCCTCCTGATATCGAAAGAGCTAATTATGGGCTTGTAGAAGTACAGAAGGTCGTTTCTCTGTTTGAAATCATTGATAACATCAGTGATCCTCTGAAAGTGGCTATTTCAGAGCAACCTCTGTCTATGGAACTGATGGGCCAG ATGTTTGGGTTTCTACTGTACACATCAGAATATCAAGAAAAACATTCATATAGCATCCTATCAATCCCAAAG GTGGAAAACATGGGTCGAGTAAATTATGGACCATATATTTTTGACCAGAAG GGAATACTATCTTCTGTTGAAATAGATGGTGTTATTCTCCGTCACTGGAAAATGTATCCGATTTTACTTACTGCACTGAGCAACCTTTCAGAATTTCAACCACTAATGCAGATGACTGGTGATCAAGCTAGTAAAGTTTCCATTTATGGTGATTCAGAAAATATGTTACATGATGTATCCTTCTATCTAAATG AAGGGATTTCAGACGAACCATCATTTTATGAAGGCCATTTCCATATTGACTCTAAGTCTGCAAAAAAGGACACATTCATATCATTTCGTGGTTGGAATAAAGGGGTTGCGATTGTGAACAACTTCAACATTGGAAGGTTCTGGCCG GCAAGGGGACCACAATGTGCTCTTTACGTTCCAGCGCCGATCCTCAAACCTGGAGATAATGTCGTT GTGATCTTTGAACTGCATAGTCCAAATCCTGAGCTCACCATCGAATTTGTGAAGGATCCCGATTTCACATGCGGCAAGTGA
- the LOC102700340 gene encoding beta-galactosidase 8 isoform X2, protein MGLARSFQNLLLALALCSATYWKDRLLRAKALGLNTIQTYVPWNLHEPEPQSWEFKGFTDIESYIRLAHELDMLVMLRVGPYICGEWDLGGFPPWLLTIEPAIELRSSDSTYLSLVDRWWGVLLPRVAPLLYSNGGPIIMVQIENEFGSFGDDKNYLHYLVQVARRYLGNEIMLYTTDGGAIGNLKNGTIPQDDVFAAVDFDTGSNPWPIFQLQKKYNLPGKSAPLCSEFYTGWLTHWGESIATTDASSTAKALKRILCRNGSAVLYMAHGGTNFGFYNGANTGENESDYKGDITSYDYDAPIKEYGDVNNSKYKALRRVIHECTGTPLHPLPPDIERANYGLVEVQKVVSLFEIIDNISDPLKVAISEQPLSMELMGQMFGFLLYTSEYQEKHSYSILSIPKVHDRAQVFVSCSRGVVRNPRYVGIIERWFNKALQIPNLSCSSNVSLYILVENMGRVNYGPYIFDQKGILSSVEIDGVILRHWKMYPILLTALSNLSEFQPLMQMTGDQASKVSIYGDSENMLHDVSFYLNEGISDEPSFYEGHFHIDSKSAKKDTFISFRGWNKGVAIVNNFNIGRFWPARGPQCALYVPAPILKPGDNVVVIFELHSPNPELTIEFVKDPDFTCGK, encoded by the exons ATGGGGCTCGCTAGAAGCTTCCAGAACCTTCTCCTCGCGCTGGCCCTGTGCTCCGCCACG TACTGGAAAGATCGCCTTTTAAGAGCAAAAGCACTAGGCTTGAACACCATCCAAACGTATGTTCCTTGGAATTTGCATGAGCCTGAACCGCAGAGCTGGGAATTCAAGGGTTTCACAGATATTGAATCGTATATAAGACTTGCTCATGAATTAGATATGCTGGTCATGCTTCGTGTAGGTCCATATATCTGTGGAG AATGGGACTTGGGGGGTTTTCCACCTTGGTTGCTCACCATAGAACCAGCCATTGAACTGCGTTCTTCAGATTCAACCTATCTTTCCTTG GTGGACAGATGGTGGGGAGTATTACTCCCAAGAGTCGCACCACTATTATACAGCAATGGAGGTCCTATCATCATGGTGCAG ATTGAAAATGAATTTGGTTCGTTTGGAGATGACAAGAATTACCTTCATTACCTTGTTCAAGTTGCCAGAAGATATCTCGGGAATGAGATTATGCT GTATACAACTGACGGCGGAGCCATTGGTAACCTAAAGAATGGAACGATTCCCCAGGATGATGTTTTCGCTG CTGTTGATTTTGACACTGGTTCCAATCCATGGCCAATATTTCAATTGCAGAAGAAATACAACTTGCCAGGAAAATCAGCTCCTTTATGCTC AGAATTTTACACTGGATGGCTGACGCACTGGGGTGAAAGCATTGCAACAACAGATGCTAGCAGTACAGCTAAAGCTCTTAAAAGAATTTTGTGCCGCAATGGTTCTGCTGTACTTTAT ATGGCTCATGGTGGTACTAATTTTGGGTTTTACAATGGTGCAAATACTGGTGAAAATGAATCTGACTACAAGGGAGACATCACTTCGTATGACTAT GATGCACCGATTAAGGAGTATGGAGACGTGAATAATTCAAAATACAAAG CACTGAGAAGAGTTATACATGAATGCACTGGCACTCCTCTTCACCCACTGCCTCCTGATATCGAAAGAGCTAATTATGGGCTTGTAGAAGTACAGAAGGTCGTTTCTCTGTTTGAAATCATTGATAACATCAGTGATCCTCTGAAAGTGGCTATTTCAGAGCAACCTCTGTCTATGGAACTGATGGGCCAG ATGTTTGGGTTTCTACTGTACACATCAGAATATCAAGAAAAACATTCATATAGCATCCTATCAATCCCAAAG GTACATGACAGAGCTCAGGTGTTTGTGTCCTGCTCACGTGGTGTTGTCAGAAATCCAAGATATGTTGGCATAATTGAAAGATGGTTTAATAAAGCACTACAAATACCAAATTTAAGCTGCTCATCTAATGTCAGCTTATATATCCTG GTGGAAAACATGGGTCGAGTAAATTATGGACCATATATTTTTGACCAGAAG GGAATACTATCTTCTGTTGAAATAGATGGTGTTATTCTCCGTCACTGGAAAATGTATCCGATTTTACTTACTGCACTGAGCAACCTTTCAGAATTTCAACCACTAATGCAGATGACTGGTGATCAAGCTAGTAAAGTTTCCATTTATGGTGATTCAGAAAATATGTTACATGATGTATCCTTCTATCTAAATG AAGGGATTTCAGACGAACCATCATTTTATGAAGGCCATTTCCATATTGACTCTAAGTCTGCAAAAAAGGACACATTCATATCATTTCGTGGTTGGAATAAAGGGGTTGCGATTGTGAACAACTTCAACATTGGAAGGTTCTGGCCG GCAAGGGGACCACAATGTGCTCTTTACGTTCCAGCGCCGATCCTCAAACCTGGAGATAATGTCGTT GTGATCTTTGAACTGCATAGTCCAAATCCTGAGCTCACCATCGAATTTGTGAAGGATCCCGATTTCACATGCGGCAAGTGA
- the LOC102700340 gene encoding beta-galactosidase 8 isoform X1, with product MGLARSFQNLLLALALCSATASGEASRRFWVENDTFWKDGAPFQIVGGDIHYFRIVPEYWKDRLLRAKALGLNTIQTYVPWNLHEPEPQSWEFKGFTDIESYIRLAHELDMLVMLRVGPYICGEWDLGGFPPWLLTIEPAIELRSSDSTYLSLVDRWWGVLLPRVAPLLYSNGGPIIMVQIENEFGSFGDDKNYLHYLVQVARRYLGNEIMLYTTDGGAIGNLKNGTIPQDDVFAAVDFDTGSNPWPIFQLQKKYNLPGKSAPLCSEFYTGWLTHWGESIATTDASSTAKALKRILCRNGSAVLYMAHGGTNFGFYNGANTGENESDYKGDITSYDYDAPIKEYGDVNNSKYKALRRVIHECTGTPLHPLPPDIERANYGLVEVQKVVSLFEIIDNISDPLKVAISEQPLSMELMGQMFGFLLYTSEYQEKHSYSILSIPKVHDRAQVFVSCSRGVVRNPRYVGIIERWFNKALQIPNLSCSSNVSLYILVENMGRVNYGPYIFDQKGILSSVEIDGVILRHWKMYPILLTALSNLSEFQPLMQMTGDQASKVSIYGDSENMLHDVSFYLNEGISDEPSFYEGHFHIDSKSAKKDTFISFRGWNKGVAIVNNFNIGRFWPARGPQCALYVPAPILKPGDNVVVIFELHSPNPELTIEFVKDPDFTCGK from the exons ATGGGGCTCGCTAGAAGCTTCCAGAACCTTCTCCTCGCGCTGGCCCTGTGCTCCGCCACG GCCAGCGGAGAGGCTTCGAGAAGGTTCTGGGTCGAGAACGACACCTTCTGGAAGGATGGCGCCCCGTTCCAGATCGTCGGCGGGGACATTCACTACTTCCGCATTGTCCCTGAA TACTGGAAAGATCGCCTTTTAAGAGCAAAAGCACTAGGCTTGAACACCATCCAAACGTATGTTCCTTGGAATTTGCATGAGCCTGAACCGCAGAGCTGGGAATTCAAGGGTTTCACAGATATTGAATCGTATATAAGACTTGCTCATGAATTAGATATGCTGGTCATGCTTCGTGTAGGTCCATATATCTGTGGAG AATGGGACTTGGGGGGTTTTCCACCTTGGTTGCTCACCATAGAACCAGCCATTGAACTGCGTTCTTCAGATTCAACCTATCTTTCCTTG GTGGACAGATGGTGGGGAGTATTACTCCCAAGAGTCGCACCACTATTATACAGCAATGGAGGTCCTATCATCATGGTGCAG ATTGAAAATGAATTTGGTTCGTTTGGAGATGACAAGAATTACCTTCATTACCTTGTTCAAGTTGCCAGAAGATATCTCGGGAATGAGATTATGCT GTATACAACTGACGGCGGAGCCATTGGTAACCTAAAGAATGGAACGATTCCCCAGGATGATGTTTTCGCTG CTGTTGATTTTGACACTGGTTCCAATCCATGGCCAATATTTCAATTGCAGAAGAAATACAACTTGCCAGGAAAATCAGCTCCTTTATGCTC AGAATTTTACACTGGATGGCTGACGCACTGGGGTGAAAGCATTGCAACAACAGATGCTAGCAGTACAGCTAAAGCTCTTAAAAGAATTTTGTGCCGCAATGGTTCTGCTGTACTTTAT ATGGCTCATGGTGGTACTAATTTTGGGTTTTACAATGGTGCAAATACTGGTGAAAATGAATCTGACTACAAGGGAGACATCACTTCGTATGACTAT GATGCACCGATTAAGGAGTATGGAGACGTGAATAATTCAAAATACAAAG CACTGAGAAGAGTTATACATGAATGCACTGGCACTCCTCTTCACCCACTGCCTCCTGATATCGAAAGAGCTAATTATGGGCTTGTAGAAGTACAGAAGGTCGTTTCTCTGTTTGAAATCATTGATAACATCAGTGATCCTCTGAAAGTGGCTATTTCAGAGCAACCTCTGTCTATGGAACTGATGGGCCAG ATGTTTGGGTTTCTACTGTACACATCAGAATATCAAGAAAAACATTCATATAGCATCCTATCAATCCCAAAG GTACATGACAGAGCTCAGGTGTTTGTGTCCTGCTCACGTGGTGTTGTCAGAAATCCAAGATATGTTGGCATAATTGAAAGATGGTTTAATAAAGCACTACAAATACCAAATTTAAGCTGCTCATCTAATGTCAGCTTATATATCCTG GTGGAAAACATGGGTCGAGTAAATTATGGACCATATATTTTTGACCAGAAG GGAATACTATCTTCTGTTGAAATAGATGGTGTTATTCTCCGTCACTGGAAAATGTATCCGATTTTACTTACTGCACTGAGCAACCTTTCAGAATTTCAACCACTAATGCAGATGACTGGTGATCAAGCTAGTAAAGTTTCCATTTATGGTGATTCAGAAAATATGTTACATGATGTATCCTTCTATCTAAATG AAGGGATTTCAGACGAACCATCATTTTATGAAGGCCATTTCCATATTGACTCTAAGTCTGCAAAAAAGGACACATTCATATCATTTCGTGGTTGGAATAAAGGGGTTGCGATTGTGAACAACTTCAACATTGGAAGGTTCTGGCCG GCAAGGGGACCACAATGTGCTCTTTACGTTCCAGCGCCGATCCTCAAACCTGGAGATAATGTCGTT GTGATCTTTGAACTGCATAGTCCAAATCCTGAGCTCACCATCGAATTTGTGAAGGATCCCGATTTCACATGCGGCAAGTGA
- the LOC102714191 gene encoding uncharacterized protein LOC102714191 gives MGLLSLKRLMSTQREQKRRRRQVQARRCVADGSIASLVKHKGPPYQQQNQGVKIMRNSCPSLPEDIWYLIHSLLPLQDAARTACVSHTFLRSWRCYPNLIFDMETIGLMRGNSLKKRKVRLSVIDHIMKNHSGIGLRTFMVETYRWVNTSYIDRWLQIAITPAIEELTLTLYSKGDNLKYYSFPFSLLSSRGGNSIKHLNLSQCAFHPTAGLNCLISLHLWDVCVTGDELGCLLSSSSSLEQLELGYCKDLNYLKIPCLLERLNDLEVYQCKDLQMMEVKAPNLSHFRYVGDMARLSDGGIIAVKNLDISFYIQHNAIHYVCAKLPSILPTTETLTIKSLREEINTPVAHFRFLHLKCLTIYLNYFWEALSPYDCLSLAYFLDACPVLETFNLTVWQHGRIHDVISEDYSRLRQMPGVRHDKIRNVEIIGFFSAKSMVELACHILKNATSLECLTLDTINDGYKNPDRLSVHKIGCCSPIDEDLIMEAKNALFAIRRYIVGKVPSTVKLDVLKPCSWCHTGR, from the exons ATGGGGTTGCTTTCGCTCAAGCGGCTCATGTCCACGCAGCGGGAgcagaagcggcggcggcggcaggtccAAGCCCGTA GATGTGTTGCTGATGGATCGATTGCTTCGTTGGTTAAACACAAGGGCCCACCCTACCAACAACAAAACCAAGGTGTCAAAATAATGAGAAATTCATGCCCATCCCTTCCAGAG GATATCTGGTATCTCATACATTCCTTATTGCCACTGCAAGATGCTGCCCGTACTGCCTGCGTGTCTCACACATTTCTACGTTCCTGGAGATGTTATCCTAACCTCATCTTCGATATGGAAACAATTGGGCTGATGAGAGGCAATTCATTGAAAAAGCGTAAAGTAAGATTGAGCGTAATTGACCACATTATGAAAAACCATTCAGGCATTGGCTTGAGGACATTCATGGTAGAAACTTATCGCTGGGTGAACACCTCTTATATCGACCGTTGGCTCCAGATTGCTATTACACCAGCAATTGAAGAACTCACCCTTACATTGTATTCAAAAGGAGATAATTTGAAGTACTACAGCTTCCCCTTTTCCCTTTTATCCAGCAGGGGTGGAAATTCGATTAAGCATCTGAATCTCAGCCAATGTGCTTTCCATCCTACTGCTGGACTTAATTGCTTGATTAGTCTACATCTGTGGGATGTGTGTGTTACTGGGGACGAGTTAGGGTGCCTTCTTTCCAGTTCTTCTTCTTTGGAGCAGCTAGAACTCGGATACTGCAAAGACCTCAATTACCTCAAGATACCTTGCCTGCTAGAGCGGCTCAACGACCTGGAAGTGTATCAATGCAAAGACTTGCAAATGATGGAAGTTAAAGCTCCAAATCTTTCACACTTCCGTTATGTGGGCGATATGGCACGGCTATCAGATGGAGGTATAATTGCAGTGAAGAACCTAGACATATCATTCTATATTCAGCATAATGCTATTCATTATGTCTGTGCCAAGCTTCCGTCCATTCTGCCAACTACCGAAACTCTCACAATAAAATCACTTCGTGAG GAGATCAATACACCAGTTGCACATTTCAGATTCCTTCACCTCAAGTGCTTGACGATTTATCTTAACTATTTCTGGGAGGCCCTTTCCCCATATGATTGTCTTTCTCTAGCTTATTTTCTTGACGCATGTCCGGTCTTGGAGACTTTCAATTTGACT GTGTGGCAGCATGGCAGGATTCATGACGTGATTTCTGAAGATTACTCGCGTTTGAGGCAGATGCCAGGAGTCCGCCATGACAAAATCAGGAATGTGGAGATCATTGGCTTTTTTTCTGCAAAGAGCATGGTCGAGCTAGCTTGTCATATTCTTAAGAATGCAACATCACTTGAATGCCTTACACTAGACACAATAAATGATGGATATAAAAATCCTGATAGGCTATCTGTTCACAAAATTGGTTGTTGCAGTCCCATAGATGAGGATTTGATCATGGAAGCCAAAAATGCGCTCTTTGCTATCAGAAGATACATTGTGGGGAAAGTTCCCTCAACAGTTAAGCTAGATGTTCTGAAGCCCTGCAGCTGGTGCCACACTGGCCGGTGA